The Candidatus Atribacteria bacterium sequence CTCCAATTTTATTATTGTAATACTCAGTTAGTCCGGACAGATAAAGAGAGTAACTAGTGAGCCAATCAATTGCCGGAAAATGCCTTTTATAGGCTAATCTATCTTGTAAGCTCCAAAATACTTGAACAGTACGCAAAGTATTTTGAGTAACCGGCTCAGAGAGATCTCCACCTGGTGGTGATACTGCTCCGACAATGCTTAAAGTGCCTTCTTTATCATCACTACCAAGACATATTATTCTTCCTGATCTTTCGTAAAAACTAGAGATTCTGGTACCTAAATATGCGGGAAATCCTTCTTCTCCCGGCATTTCTTCTAATCTACCGGATATCTCACGCATTGCTTCCGCCCAACGGGAAGTCGAATCAGCAATAAGTGCAACATTATATCCCATATCACGATAGTATTCGGCAATAGTTACTCCTGTGTACACAGAAGCTTCACGAGCTGCAACCGGCATATTGGAAGTATTGGCAATTAAGATAGTTCTTTCCATCAATGGTTTTCCGGAATAAGGGTCGATTAATTCCGGAAATTCTAATAAAACATCGGTCATTTCATTACCTCTTTCGCCACATCCGATAAAAAGAATAATTTCAGCATTACACCACTTCGATATTTGATGTTGCACTACGGTTTTTCCGCTACCAAAAGGACCCGGTATACAGGCAGTTCCCCCTTTAGTTATGGGGAAGAACATATCAATAATCCTCTGTCCGGTAATTAATGGTTCAAGAGGAGGCAATTTTTTCTTATGTGGCCTTGGTGTTCTTACCGGCCATTTTTGTAACATTTTAATTTCGTAAGTTGTATTTTCTCCATCTTTTATGAGGGCAACAGTATCTGTAACTGTAAATTTACCTTTATGTATTTCTTTAACTTCCCCTTGAATTCCTGGGGGAACCATAATTTTATGTTTAACAATACTGCTTTCCTGAACAATACCTAAAACGTCACCAGATATTACTTTTTCTCCTTTTTTGCAAATTGGTTCAAAATCCCATTTCTTTTTTCTATCAATGGCAAACGCCTCTGCCCCTCTGCTGATAAAGTCTCCTTTAATAGATTTCAATATATCTAAAGGTCTCTGGATGCCATCGTAAATTGATGAAATGAGACCTGGTCCCAATTCTACACTTAAAGGCATATCAGTAGAAAAAACAGATTCTCCGGGACCAATTCCTGAAGTTTCCTCATAAACTTGTATGGTTGCTGAATCTTTACTTAGTTCAATTATTTCTCCAATTAATTTTTGATTGCTAACTTTAACTACATCATACATTTTGGCATTTTTTAATCCCTTGGCTACGACTACTGGTC is a genomic window containing:
- a CDS encoding V-type ATP synthase subunit A, whose product is METAKIVKVAGPVVVAKGLKNAKMYDVVKVSNQKLIGEIIELSKDSATIQVYEETSGIGPGESVFSTDMPLSVELGPGLISSIYDGIQRPLDILKSIKGDFISRGAEAFAIDRKKKWDFEPICKKGEKVISGDVLGIVQESSIVKHKIMVPPGIQGEVKEIHKGKFTVTDTVALIKDGENTTYEIKMLQKWPVRTPRPHKKKLPPLEPLITGQRIIDMFFPITKGGTACIPGPFGSGKTVVQHQISKWCNAEIILFIGCGERGNEMTDVLLEFPELIDPYSGKPLMERTILIANTSNMPVAAREASVYTGVTIAEYYRDMGYNVALIADSTSRWAEAMREISGRLEEMPGEEGFPAYLGTRISSFYERSGRIICLGSDDKEGTLSIVGAVSPPGGDLSEPVTQNTLRTVQVFWSLQDRLAYKRHFPAIDWLTSYSLYLSGLTEYYNNKIGEEYMELRNKSMTLLQEEAELEEIVRLVGVDALSANEKLTLETAKSIREDFLLQNAFDLTDSYSSTKKQYLLLKLIMLFHENAEKVIENGVTMEKLNALPVKAKIIRAKYIEEKNLKVFSEIEKEIISQVSATVK